A region of Marinomonas maritima DNA encodes the following proteins:
- the tuf gene encoding elongation factor Tu, with protein sequence MAKSKFERNKPHVNVGTIGHVDHGKTTLTAALTRVCAEVYGGTAVAFDGIDNAPEERERGITISTSHVEYDSPARHYAHVDCPGHADYVKNMITGAAQMDGAILVCGATDGPMPQTREHILLSRQVGVPYIVVFLNKADLLAEDCGGADSEEYAEMLELVEMELRDLLSEYDFPGDDTPIIPGSALMALNGQDDNGMGTTAVTKLVETLDSYIPEPERAIDGAFLMPIEDVFSIQGRGTVVTGRVERGIVKIQEEVEIVGIVDTTKTTCTGVEMFRKLLDEGRAGENCGILLRGTKREDVQRGQVLAKPGSITPHTEFEAEVYVLGKDEGGRHTPFFKGYRPQFYFRTTDVTGACSLPEGVEMVMPGDNIQMTVALIHPIAMDEGLRFAIREGGRTVGAGVVAKILK encoded by the coding sequence ATGGCAAAGAGTAAATTTGAACGTAATAAACCACATGTTAACGTTGGCACTATCGGTCACGTTGACCATGGTAAAACAACTCTAACTGCAGCATTGACTCGTGTATGTGCAGAAGTATATGGCGGTACAGCTGTTGCTTTTGACGGTATCGATAATGCTCCTGAAGAGCGTGAGCGTGGTATCACTATCTCGACTTCTCATGTTGAGTATGATTCACCTGCACGTCACTATGCACACGTAGATTGTCCTGGACACGCCGATTATGTTAAAAACATGATCACTGGTGCTGCTCAAATGGACGGTGCGATTCTAGTATGTGGCGCGACTGACGGTCCTATGCCTCAGACTCGTGAACACATCCTTCTTTCTCGTCAAGTAGGTGTTCCTTACATCGTTGTTTTCTTAAATAAAGCTGATTTGTTGGCTGAAGACTGTGGTGGTGCGGATTCTGAAGAATACGCTGAAATGCTAGAGTTGGTTGAGATGGAATTGCGTGACCTTCTTTCTGAATACGACTTCCCAGGTGATGACACTCCAATTATTCCTGGTTCTGCTTTGATGGCGTTGAATGGTCAAGATGATAATGGCATGGGTACGACAGCAGTGACGAAACTAGTTGAAACGCTAGATTCTTACATTCCTGAGCCAGAGCGTGCTATTGATGGTGCATTCTTGATGCCTATCGAAGATGTGTTCTCTATCCAAGGTCGTGGTACGGTTGTTACTGGTCGTGTTGAACGTGGCATCGTCAAAATCCAAGAAGAAGTTGAAATTGTTGGTATCGTTGATACTACTAAAACAACTTGTACTGGCGTAGAAATGTTCCGTAAGCTTCTTGATGAAGGTCGTGCTGGTGAGAACTGTGGTATCTTGTTACGCGGTACTAAGCGTGAAGATGTTCAGCGTGGCCAAGTGTTGGCTAAGCCTGGTTCTATTACTCCTCACACTGAGTTTGAAGCAGAAGTTTATGTGTTGGGTAAAGATGAAGGTGGTCGTCATACGCCATTCTTTAAAGGTTACCGTCCACAGTTTTACTTCCGTACAACTGATGTAACTGGTGCTTGTTCTCTTCCTGAAGGCGTAGAAATGGTTATGCCTGGTGATAACATTCAAATGACTGTTGCTCTAATTCACCCAATCGCAATGGACGAAGGTCTACGTTTTGCGATTCGTGAAGGTGGCCGTACAGTTGGTGCTGGTGTTGTAGCTAAAATCCTTAAGTAA
- the rpsG gene encoding 30S ribosomal protein S7 codes for MPRRRVVAKREILPDPKHGSQLLAKFINHVMVSGKKSVAESIVYNALNTVAARAKTDEPMAIFEKALESIQPMVEVKSRRVGGATYQVPVEVRPVRRAALSMRWLVDASRKRGEKSMALRLAGEILDAAENKGSAVKKREDVHRMAEANKAFSHYRF; via the coding sequence ATGCCTAGAAGACGCGTCGTCGCTAAGCGTGAAATCCTTCCGGATCCTAAACACGGAAGCCAACTTCTCGCTAAATTTATTAACCATGTAATGGTTAGTGGTAAGAAATCTGTTGCAGAGAGCATTGTTTATAATGCGCTAAATACTGTTGCAGCGCGTGCTAAAACAGATGAGCCAATGGCTATCTTTGAAAAAGCGCTAGAGTCTATCCAGCCAATGGTCGAGGTTAAATCTCGCCGTGTTGGTGGTGCGACTTATCAGGTTCCTGTTGAGGTACGCCCAGTTCGCCGCGCAGCATTGTCTATGCGTTGGTTGGTTGATGCTTCTCGTAAGCGTGGTGAAAAATCCATGGCTCTACGTCTTGCAGGCGAGATTCTAGATGCTGCTGAAAATAAAGGTTCTGCAGTTAAGAAACGTGAAGACGTTCATCGCATGGCAGAAGCTAACAAAGCATTCTCTCACTACCGTTTCTAA
- the rpoC gene encoding DNA-directed RNA polymerase subunit beta' yields the protein MKDLLGLLKSQGQSDEFDTIRIGLASPDMIRSWSYGEVKKPETINYRTFKPERDGLFCAKIFGPIKDYECLCGKYKRLKHRGVICEKCGVEVALSKVRRERMGHIELASPVAHIWFLKSLPSRIGLIMDMTLRDIERVLYFESFIVIDPGMTTLDKGQLMNDEQYFEALEEFGDEFDARMGAEAVQMLLRDLDMPVEINSMREELNSTNSETRIKKLSKRLKLIEAFFHSGNSPEWMVLDVLPVLPPDLRPLVPLEGGRFATSDLNDLYRRVINRNNRLKRLLELSAPDIIVRNEKRMLQESVDALLDNGRRGRAITGSNKRPLKSLADMIKGKQGRFRQNLLGKRVDYSGRSVITVGPSLRLHQCGLPKKMALELFKPFIFSKLELRGMATTIKAAKKMVERETPEVWDILEEVIREHPVMLNRAPTLHRLGIQAFEPMLIEGKAIQLHPLVCAAYNADFDGDQMAVHVPLTIEAQLEARALMMSTNNILSPANGEPIIVPSQDVVLGLYYMTREKINAKGEGMAFADIKEVHRAFGAKQVELHAKVKVRISQVDTTLDGDKVPSTFIVDTTVGRALLFDIVPDGLPFSVVNQSMKKKAISNLINECYRKVGLKESCIFADQLMYTGFAYATYSGCSVGVDDFVIPPEKAAIIAKAEAEVKEIEYQYADGLVTQGEKYNKVIDLWSRTNETVTEAMMKNLAKETTVNKAGETVDQQSFNSVYMMADSGARGSVAQMRQLGGMRGLMAKPDGSIIETPITANFREGLSVLQYFTSTHGARKGLADTALKTANSGYLTRRLVDVAQDLVITEVDCGSTNGITVAAMIEGGDVVVPLGHRVLGRVIAQDVIDAKGNEILPAGILIDEHNVRTIEAAGIDEMLIRSVITCNTRHGVCAKCYGRDLARGHQVNIGEAIGVVAAQSIGEPGTQLTMRTFHIGGAASRASAVDSVQVKSAGTVRFNKMKSIERHTGHLVVASRSSELAIADEAGREKERYKLPYGAVLSVREGDQVTAGQIVANWDPHTHPIVSEMEGRLEFSGMEENVTIRRQSDEMTGLTTIEILEVRDRPSAGKDLRPMIAVVDAEGNPVLIPGTDSPVQYMLPEKALLSLDHGATVKSGEVLARIPQESIGNKDITGGLPRVADLFEARRPKDPAVMAETTGVVSFGKETKGKIRLVITPQDGSDPIETLIPKWRQINIFDGEEVAKGEVIADGPLSPHDILRLQGVEALADYITNEVQEVYRLQGVVINDKHIEVIVNQMLRKVDVGESGDTDLIQGDQVEFTKLLDANEKAENEGKFPAKYERVLLGITKASLATESFISAASFQETTRVLTEGAVTGKKDHLRGLKENVVVGRLIPAGTGLAYHNERKRKKELAQAAKEGSATISASDVEEALSAALKD from the coding sequence ATGAAAGACTTATTAGGTCTTCTGAAATCACAAGGACAATCTGACGAGTTTGATACGATCCGTATCGGCTTGGCGTCACCAGATATGATTCGTTCATGGTCTTACGGCGAAGTTAAAAAGCCGGAAACCATTAACTATCGTACGTTCAAACCAGAACGTGACGGCTTGTTCTGTGCCAAAATCTTTGGTCCTATCAAGGACTATGAGTGCTTGTGTGGTAAATATAAGCGTTTAAAACACCGCGGTGTTATTTGTGAGAAGTGTGGCGTTGAAGTGGCTCTGTCTAAAGTGCGTCGTGAACGCATGGGTCATATTGAGCTTGCATCGCCTGTTGCTCACATTTGGTTTTTGAAATCTCTTCCGTCACGTATTGGTCTTATCATGGATATGACGTTGCGTGATATTGAGCGTGTTTTGTACTTTGAGTCTTTCATCGTGATTGACCCAGGTATGACGACGCTTGATAAAGGGCAGTTGATGAATGACGAGCAATACTTTGAAGCGCTAGAAGAGTTCGGTGACGAATTCGATGCCCGCATGGGCGCTGAAGCGGTTCAGATGTTACTTCGTGATTTAGACATGCCTGTCGAAATTAACAGCATGCGTGAAGAGCTGAACAGTACAAATTCCGAAACTCGTATTAAGAAGCTGTCTAAGCGTCTTAAGTTAATTGAGGCATTTTTTCATTCAGGCAACAGCCCTGAGTGGATGGTGTTGGATGTGTTGCCAGTGCTTCCGCCAGATCTTCGTCCGTTGGTGCCTCTTGAAGGTGGCCGTTTCGCGACGTCTGATTTGAACGACCTTTACCGTCGTGTAATTAACCGTAACAACCGTCTAAAACGACTACTAGAGCTGTCTGCTCCAGATATCATCGTACGTAACGAAAAGCGTATGTTGCAAGAATCTGTTGATGCCTTGCTTGATAATGGTCGTCGTGGTCGCGCTATTACGGGTTCTAACAAGCGTCCTTTGAAATCTTTGGCAGATATGATCAAAGGTAAGCAAGGTCGTTTCCGTCAGAACTTGCTAGGTAAGCGTGTTGACTATTCTGGTCGTTCTGTAATCACGGTTGGTCCATCACTGCGTTTACATCAGTGTGGCCTACCTAAGAAAATGGCACTTGAGTTATTCAAGCCATTCATTTTCTCTAAACTTGAGCTTCGTGGCATGGCGACGACGATCAAAGCGGCGAAGAAAATGGTTGAGCGCGAAACGCCTGAAGTGTGGGATATTCTTGAAGAGGTTATCCGCGAACATCCTGTCATGTTGAACCGTGCGCCAACACTTCACCGTTTGGGTATCCAGGCGTTTGAGCCTATGTTGATCGAAGGTAAAGCGATTCAGTTGCACCCACTTGTGTGTGCGGCCTACAACGCCGATTTCGATGGTGACCAAATGGCGGTCCACGTTCCATTGACAATTGAAGCTCAGCTAGAAGCCCGTGCTTTGATGATGTCTACGAACAACATCCTATCGCCAGCAAACGGCGAACCTATCATTGTGCCTTCTCAGGACGTTGTATTGGGTCTGTATTATATGACTCGTGAGAAAATCAATGCTAAAGGTGAAGGTATGGCGTTTGCTGACATCAAAGAAGTGCATCGTGCTTTTGGTGCGAAGCAAGTTGAATTGCACGCCAAAGTTAAAGTGCGTATTAGCCAGGTTGATACGACACTTGATGGCGACAAAGTGCCTTCTACTTTCATCGTAGACACCACTGTTGGTCGTGCGCTCTTGTTTGATATCGTGCCAGATGGCCTCCCTTTCTCTGTTGTAAACCAAAGCATGAAGAAAAAGGCGATCTCTAACCTGATTAACGAGTGTTATCGTAAAGTTGGCTTGAAAGAGAGCTGTATTTTTGCGGATCAGTTGATGTACACAGGTTTTGCTTATGCAACGTATTCAGGTTGTTCTGTTGGTGTGGATGATTTTGTTATTCCGCCAGAAAAAGCAGCAATCATTGCTAAAGCAGAAGCGGAAGTAAAAGAAATCGAATACCAATACGCGGATGGTCTTGTAACGCAAGGCGAGAAGTACAACAAGGTAATCGATTTATGGTCTCGTACTAACGAAACTGTTACTGAAGCGATGATGAAAAACTTGGCAAAAGAAACGACTGTCAATAAAGCGGGCGAAACGGTTGATCAACAATCTTTTAACTCGGTTTATATGATGGCTGATTCTGGCGCCCGTGGTAGTGTCGCTCAGATGCGTCAGTTGGGTGGTATGCGTGGTTTGATGGCGAAACCAGATGGTTCCATCATTGAAACGCCGATCACTGCGAACTTCCGTGAAGGTCTATCGGTACTTCAGTACTTTACCTCCACACACGGTGCTCGTAAGGGTCTTGCTGATACAGCATTGAAAACGGCTAACTCCGGTTATTTGACGCGTCGTCTTGTTGATGTTGCTCAGGATTTGGTTATCACTGAAGTAGATTGTGGTTCCACCAACGGTATTACCGTGGCAGCTATGATTGAAGGTGGTGATGTTGTTGTTCCGTTGGGTCATCGTGTACTGGGTCGTGTTATTGCCCAAGATGTGATTGATGCAAAAGGCAACGAAATTCTTCCTGCTGGCATTTTGATTGATGAACATAATGTTCGTACGATCGAAGCGGCGGGTATTGATGAAATGCTCATTCGCTCTGTAATCACATGTAATACACGTCATGGTGTATGTGCTAAGTGTTACGGTCGTGATTTGGCTCGTGGTCATCAAGTGAATATTGGTGAAGCAATTGGTGTTGTGGCAGCACAATCCATTGGTGAGCCAGGTACTCAGTTGACGATGCGTACCTTCCACATCGGTGGCGCAGCATCTCGAGCGTCTGCAGTAGACAGTGTTCAAGTTAAGAGCGCCGGTACTGTTCGCTTTAATAAGATGAAGAGTATTGAGCGTCACACTGGTCATTTGGTTGTTGCATCGCGTTCTTCTGAATTGGCCATTGCGGATGAAGCGGGTCGTGAGAAAGAGCGTTATAAGCTTCCTTATGGTGCCGTATTAAGTGTGCGTGAAGGTGATCAAGTAACTGCAGGTCAAATCGTAGCAAACTGGGATCCACATACACACCCAATCGTTTCTGAGATGGAAGGTCGTCTTGAGTTTAGCGGTATGGAAGAGAACGTGACGATTCGTCGCCAATCTGACGAAATGACTGGCTTGACTACAATTGAAATCTTGGAAGTGCGCGATCGTCCTTCAGCGGGTAAAGATCTACGCCCAATGATTGCGGTTGTTGATGCAGAGGGTAATCCTGTATTGATACCGGGTACGGACTCTCCTGTACAGTACATGTTGCCTGAGAAAGCTCTGTTGAGTTTGGATCATGGCGCAACAGTTAAGTCTGGTGAGGTTCTTGCTCGTATTCCTCAAGAATCGATTGGTAACAAAGACATTACCGGTGGTCTACCACGAGTGGCTGACCTATTTGAAGCCCGCCGTCCGAAAGATCCTGCTGTTATGGCAGAAACAACGGGTGTTGTGAGCTTCGGTAAAGAGACAAAAGGTAAGATCCGTTTGGTTATCACGCCACAAGATGGTAGTGATCCAATTGAGACATTGATTCCTAAGTGGCGTCAAATCAACATCTTTGATGGTGAAGAAGTGGCAAAAGGCGAAGTAATCGCCGATGGTCCTTTGAGTCCTCATGATATCTTGCGTCTTCAGGGTGTAGAGGCTTTGGCCGACTATATTACTAACGAAGTGCAAGAAGTTTACCGCTTACAAGGCGTTGTGATTAACGATAAGCACATTGAGGTTATTGTTAACCAAATGCTACGTAAAGTAGATGTTGGTGAGTCTGGTGATACAGATCTTATCCAAGGTGATCAGGTTGAATTTACCAAATTGTTGGATGCGAATGAAAAAGCAGAAAACGAAGGTAAATTCCCAGCGAAGTACGAACGTGTGCTTCTAGGTATCACGAAAGCTTCTTTGGCGACTGAGTCCTTTATATCGGCAGCATCTTTCCAAGAGACAACTCGAGTTCTTACGGAAGGTGCGGTAACTGGTAAGAAAGATCACTTACGTGGCTTGAAAGAAAACGTTGTTGTAGGTCGCTTGATACCAGCTGGTACAGGTTTGGCTTATCACAATGAGCGCAAGCGTAAAAAAGAGCTTGCGCAAGCAGCGAAGGAAGGAAGTGCAACAATTAGTGCCTCTGATGTAGAAGAAGCGCTAAGTGCAGCACTGAAAGACTAG
- the rpsL gene encoding 30S ribosomal protein S12 — MATVNQLVRKPRKRKVAKSDVPALQACPQRRGVCTRVYTTTPKKPNSALRKVCRVRLTNGFEVTSYIGGEGHNLQEHSVVLIRGGRVKDLPGVRYHTVRGSLDTSGVQNRKQGRSKYGTKRPK; from the coding sequence ATGGCAACCGTTAACCAGTTGGTTCGTAAACCACGTAAACGTAAAGTGGCAAAGAGTGACGTTCCTGCGTTACAAGCTTGTCCGCAACGCCGCGGTGTCTGCACTCGCGTATATACTACTACACCTAAAAAGCCTAACTCGGCTTTACGTAAAGTATGTCGTGTTCGCTTGACTAACGGCTTCGAAGTTACTTCATACATCGGTGGTGAAGGTCACAACCTACAAGAACACAGCGTAGTGCTGATTCGTGGCGGTCGTGTAAAAGATCTACCGGGTGTTCGTTATCACACAGTTCGTGGTAGCTTGGATACTTCAGGCGTACAAAATCGTAAGCAAGGCCGTTCTAAGTACGGTACTAAGCGTCCTAAGTAA
- the rpsJ gene encoding 30S ribosomal protein S10: protein MQSQKIRIRLKAFDHRLIDASTQEIVDTAKRTGAQVRGPIPLPTRKERYTVLISPHVNKDARDQYEIRTHKRVLDIVEPTEKTVDALMKLDLAAGVEVQISLG from the coding sequence ATGCAAAGCCAAAAAATTCGTATTCGTCTGAAAGCATTCGATCACCGTCTGATTGATGCTTCAACACAAGAAATTGTGGACACAGCGAAACGTACAGGTGCGCAAGTACGTGGACCGATTCCACTTCCTACTCGTAAGGAACGTTATACAGTATTGATTTCTCCACACGTTAACAAAGATGCGCGTGATCAGTATGAAATCCGTACACATAAACGTGTTCTAGACATCGTTGAGCCAACTGAAAAAACAGTTGATGCTTTGATGAAGTTAGATCTTGCGGCAGGCGTGGAAGTACAAATCTCTTTGGGTTAA
- the fusA gene encoding elongation factor G, with protein sequence MARKTPINRYRNIGIVAHVDAGKTTTTERILFYTGLSHKIGEVHDGAATMDWMEQEQERGITITSAATTCFWSGMNKQFEQHRINIIDTPGHVDFTIEVERSLRVLDGAVVVLCGSSGVQPQTETVWRQANKYEVPRMVFVNKMDRTGADYLSVVRQLKTRLGANAIPIQMNIGAEEDFSGVIDLILMKAVMWNEEDQGMTFSLEGIPAELLDDALELREQMIEAAAEANDELMEKYLEEGELTVDEIKSGLRARTLANEIVLVMCGSAFKNKGVQAVLDAVVEYLPSPLEVKAIEGTLEDGETVVNRVASDEAPFSALAFKIATDPFVGTLTFIRVYSGMLRSGDAVYNSVKQKRERIGRMVQMHANNREEIKEVFAGDIAAAVGMKYVTTGDTLCDMSDVVVLERMEFPEPVISVAVEPKSQADQDKMGVALGKLAQEDPSFRVETHEETGQTIISGMGELHLDILVDRMRREFKVEANIGKPQVSYREKIRKEVVVNHKFVRQSGGRGQYGHVVMKLIPTDKDGLEFVNEIVGGAIPKEYIPAIEKGVSEQMKNGVIAGYPLLGIKVVLFDGSFHDVDSNEMAFKIAASQGLRKGAADADPCVLEPVMKVEVVTPEEYMGDVMGDLNRRRGIVQGMDDSPSGKIIRAEVPLGEMFGYATDVRSLSQGRASYAMEFEKYAEAPASVADAIIKNED encoded by the coding sequence GTGGCACGTAAAACACCTATCAACCGCTACCGTAATATCGGTATTGTTGCGCATGTTGATGCAGGTAAAACGACGACGACTGAACGCATTCTTTTCTATACTGGTTTGTCTCATAAAATTGGTGAGGTGCACGATGGTGCGGCAACAATGGACTGGATGGAGCAAGAGCAAGAGCGCGGTATTACGATAACTTCAGCGGCAACAACTTGTTTCTGGAGTGGGATGAATAAACAGTTTGAGCAGCACCGTATTAATATTATTGATACGCCTGGGCACGTAGATTTTACTATTGAAGTAGAGCGTTCTTTACGTGTTCTGGATGGTGCTGTTGTTGTGCTTTGTGGTTCTTCGGGTGTGCAGCCTCAAACTGAGACGGTTTGGCGTCAAGCAAACAAGTATGAGGTTCCTCGTATGGTGTTCGTCAATAAGATGGACCGTACGGGGGCTGATTATTTGTCTGTTGTGCGTCAGCTAAAAACTCGCCTTGGTGCGAACGCTATTCCAATTCAAATGAATATCGGTGCTGAAGAAGACTTCAGTGGTGTGATTGATTTGATATTGATGAAAGCTGTAATGTGGAATGAAGAAGATCAGGGGATGACGTTCTCTTTAGAGGGAATTCCTGCTGAGCTACTTGATGATGCATTAGAGTTGCGTGAGCAAATGATTGAGGCTGCAGCGGAAGCGAATGATGAGTTGATGGAGAAGTACCTTGAAGAAGGTGAGCTGACTGTCGATGAAATCAAAAGCGGTTTGAGGGCTCGCACGTTAGCCAATGAGATAGTCTTGGTGATGTGTGGTTCGGCCTTTAAAAATAAAGGCGTGCAGGCTGTTTTGGATGCTGTTGTTGAATATTTACCTTCTCCGCTTGAAGTTAAGGCGATAGAGGGTACGCTTGAAGATGGTGAAACGGTTGTTAATCGTGTTGCGAGTGATGAGGCTCCGTTCTCAGCGCTGGCTTTCAAGATTGCAACAGATCCATTTGTAGGCACATTGACATTTATTCGTGTGTATTCTGGGATGTTGCGTTCTGGTGATGCGGTTTATAATTCTGTAAAGCAGAAGCGTGAGCGCATTGGTCGGATGGTTCAGATGCACGCTAATAATCGCGAAGAAATCAAAGAAGTTTTTGCGGGAGATATTGCCGCTGCTGTAGGTATGAAGTATGTAACTACGGGTGATACGCTTTGTGATATGAGTGATGTCGTTGTGCTGGAGCGTATGGAGTTTCCAGAGCCTGTTATATCCGTTGCGGTTGAGCCTAAGTCTCAAGCGGATCAGGATAAAATGGGTGTTGCGCTGGGTAAGCTGGCGCAAGAAGACCCTTCGTTTCGTGTAGAAACACATGAAGAGACGGGTCAAACAATTATTTCCGGTATGGGGGAGCTGCACCTTGATATACTTGTTGACCGTATGCGTCGCGAGTTTAAGGTGGAGGCAAACATTGGTAAGCCTCAGGTTTCCTATCGGGAGAAAATTCGCAAAGAGGTGGTGGTTAATCACAAATTTGTGCGTCAATCCGGTGGTCGTGGTCAATACGGTCACGTCGTAATGAAGTTGATCCCAACTGATAAAGATGGGCTTGAGTTTGTTAACGAGATTGTTGGTGGTGCTATTCCTAAAGAATACATCCCTGCAATAGAGAAGGGTGTTTCGGAGCAGATGAAGAACGGCGTAATTGCTGGATACCCTTTGTTGGGTATTAAGGTTGTGTTGTTCGATGGTTCATTCCATGATGTTGACTCTAATGAAATGGCCTTTAAAATTGCAGCTTCTCAGGGGCTAAGAAAGGGGGCGGCTGATGCTGATCCCTGTGTTCTTGAACCTGTAATGAAAGTGGAAGTTGTAACTCCTGAAGAATACATGGGTGATGTGATGGGAGACCTGAATCGTCGTCGAGGTATTGTTCAGGGGATGGACGATTCCCCGTCAGGGAAGATTATTCGAGCTGAAGTTCCTCTTGGGGAAATGTTTGGATATGCAACTGACGTGCGCAGCTTGTCGCAAGGGCGTGCAAGTTATGCAATGGAGTTTGAGAAATACGCTGAAGCACCGGCTAGTGTGGCAGACGCGATCATCAAAAATGAAGATTAA